A stretch of Rhododendron vialii isolate Sample 1 chromosome 4a, ASM3025357v1 DNA encodes these proteins:
- the LOC131321632 gene encoding uncharacterized protein LOC131321632: MGKKKKRDESEAVEASNAEESEVLELVNGDDSHQTKQEKRKKKKKKHQGNEKGASAAAEPRASVIPTVSVAVPGSIVDNAQSLELATRLAGQIARAATIFRIDEVVVFDNKSGSVNYSNASTRDVNSDDNESGAAFLIRILQYLETPQYLRKSLFSMHKSLRFVGLLPPLDAPHHLRKHEWAAYREGITLKEQVPNSAGTLVDVGLSKNVLIDKVLEPGVRVTVAMGTNRNVDADLPRQVVSSSKPREEVGTYWGYKVRYASSISSVLRESPYKGGYDHLIGTSEHGQFLKSSELALPSFRHLLIAFGGLAGLEESIEEDNKLKGKNAQEIFDSYLNTCPNQGSRTIRTEEAIFISLQYFQEPINRALQRL; this comes from the exons atggggaagaagaagaagagggacgAGTCAGAAGCAGTGGAAGCGTCGAATGCAGAAGAAAGCGAGGTTTTAGAGCTCGTCAATGGCGATGATTCACATCAGACAAAgcaggagaagaggaagaagaagaagaagaaacaccaAGGGAATGAGAAAGGcgcctccgccgccgccgaGCCGAGGGCGTCGGTGATACCCACAGTCAGTGTCGCTGTGCCCGGTTCTATCGTCGACAACGCTCAGTCTCTCGAACTTGCCACTCGa TTGGCTGGTCAAATTGCACGAGCCGCAACCATTTTCCGAATTGACGAG GTGGTGGTATTTGACAACAAGAGTGGTTCAGTGAATTATTCAAATGCTAGCACAAGAGATGTCAATTCGGATGATAATGAAAGTGGTGCAGCTTTTCTTATAAGGATCTTGCAGTATCTTGAGACACCACAGTATTTGAGGAAAAGTCTATTTTCAATGCATAAAAGCTTGCGCTTTGTG GGTCTTCTGCCCCCACTTGATGCTCCACATCATTTACGCAAGCATGAATGGGCTGCATATCGTGAAG GCATCACCCTTAAGGAGCAAGTGCCAAACTCTGCAGGAACACTTGTTGATGTTGGCCTCAGTAAA AATGTTTTGATTGATAAAGTACTTGAACCTGGAGTAAGAGTAACTGTAGCTATGGGAACCAATCGCAATGTGGATGCAG atttaCCACGCCAGGTTGTCTCTTCTTCCAAGCCTAGGGAAGAAGTGGGAACATACTGGGGTTATAAAGTGCGGTATGCATCCAGTATCAGTTCAGTATTACGGGAGAGCCCGTATAAG GGAGGCTATGATCATCTGATTGGTACCTCAGAGCACGGTCAATTTCTGAAGTCTTCAGAACTTGCACTACCTTCTTTCAG GCACTTATTAATTGCCTTCGGTGGGCTTGCTGGATTGGAAGAGAGCATAGAAGAAGACAATAAGTTAAAG GGGAAAAATGCgcaagagatatttgattcataCTTGAACACTTGTCCGAATCAAGGAAGTAGAACGATTCGAACGGAG GAAGCCATCTTTATATCCCTTCAGTATTTCCAAGAACCAATCAACCGAGCTTTGCAGAGATTGTAA
- the LOC131321633 gene encoding protein phosphatase 2C 70, whose translation MLYATISKRVLLAILQRTGPSLSLSLSLSLSSDGLPMVKAMMMVETSIVVVVVGLLMLLLILLLILLACKPWRLFHLSRSSRTRTIKSPVDDIERPLVSEDLNFVQHQISDFANSSQTHGVSRKQRLPPVAPQLTQSGSFVLDVVPDHSEDILIGQTLRRPLVTQRVIDEQKYVRDEELGHDVQFYPGSDSLREFLPKGHAGSTLTLEVLSGLSRGLRCSIQSTSTSNLPLTLGRVAPSDLLLKDSEVSGKHALINWNLNKLKWEVVDMGSLNGTLLNSQAIHQQDSESRHWGHPTELANGDIVTLGTSTKILVKILSQSECLIPFGVGLASDPMAVRRGGKKLPMEDVCYYRWPLPGAEQFGLFGICDGHGGAGAATSASKILPEMVTSILSDSFRKERVLSQCDASDVLRDAFLQTEACMNHHYEGCTATVLLAWADGLGDFFAQCANVGDSACVMNIDGKQIKMTEDHRITSNSERLRMQEIGEPLKDGETRLCGLNLGRMLGDKFLKQQDARFSSDPYISPVVCIHQASRGFALLASDGFWDVVNLKKAIQLVQQARERHAPDTENPAETIANFLLNEARTQRTKDNTSIIFLDFDTINRDPPCKLDP comes from the exons ATGCTATATGCGACCATTTCAAAGCGCGTCCTCCTCGCTATTCTTCAGCGGACaggaccctctctctctctctctctctctctctctctctcatcagacGGATTACCGATGGTGAAGGCGATGATGATGGTAGAGACAAGCATTGTCGTCGTCGTAGTTGGCCTCCTTATGCTGCTTCTGatcctcctcctcatcctccttGCCTGCAAGCCATGGCGATTATTCCAcctctctcgctcctctcgcACCCGCACCATCAAGTCTCCG GTTGATGACATAGAGAGACCTCTTGTCTCAGAGGATTTGAATTTTGTCCAACATCAAATTAGTGATTTTGCTAACTCATCCCAAACACATGGAGTCAGTCGTAAACAACGACTTCCACCTGTAGCTCCACAGCTGACTCAGA GTGGTAGCTTTGTGTTAGATGTAGTTCCCGACCATTCGGAAGATATTTTAATTGGTCAGACGCTTAGGCGTCCTTTGGTGACTCAACGTGTTATTGATGAGCAGAAGTATGTCAGAGATGAAGAGTTAGGTCATGATGTGCAATTTTATCCAGGCAGTGATAGCCTGAGAGAGTTTTTACCCAAAG GACATGCAGGAAGTACCCTCACCCTTGAGGTACTCTCTGGTCTTTCTCGTGGGCTCCGTTGTTCCATACAGTCCACAAGCACTTCAAACCTTCCACTGACTCTTGGAAGGGTTGCTCCAAGTGATCTATTACTGAAGGATTCAGAGGTTTCAGGGAAGCATGCGCTGATAAACTGGAATCTAAAT AAGTTGAAATGGGAGGTGGTGGACATGGGCAGCTTAAATGGAACACTCTTGAATTCACAGGCAATCCACCAACAGGATTCTGAAAGTAGACATTGGGGTCATCCCACTGAGCTAGCTAATGGCGACATAGTAACTCTTGGTACAAGCACGAAAATACTC GTTAAGATTTTATCTCAATCTGAGTGCTTGATCCCTTTTGGAGTTGGCCTGGCATCCGATCCTATGGCTGTGCGTCGGGGCGGAAAGAAGCTGCCTATGGAAGATGTGTGCTATTATCGGTGGCCTCTGCCTGGGGCTGAGCAG TTTGGACTGTTTGGTATATGTGATGGGCATGGTGGAGCAGGCGCTGCCACATCTGCAAGCAA GATACTGCCTGAGATGGTGACTAGTATCTTGTCAGATTCATTCCGGAAGGAGAGGGTTTTATCTCAATGTGATGCTTCAGATGTCCTTAGGGATGCATTTTTGCAGACGGAAGCATGCATGAACCACCACTATGAG GGTTGTACCGCAACAGTGCTTCTTGCTTGGGCTGATGGTCTTGGAGATTTCTTTGCGCAATGTGCAAATGTTGGAGACTCGGCTTGTGTAATGAA TATTGATGGAAAGCAGATTAAGATGACAGAAGACCACCGAATAACCAGTAACTCCGAAAGACTTCGTATGCAAGAAATAGGAGAACCTTTGAAAGATGGGGAGACGCGGTTATGTG GTTTAAATCTGGGTCGGATGCTTGGAGACAAATTCTTGAAACAGCAGGATGCTCGGTTCAGCTCAGACCCTTATATAAGTCCAGTTGTGTGCATACACCAAGCAAGCAGGGGCTTTGCTCTTTTAGCAAG TGATGGCTTTTGGGATGTTGTTAACTTAAAGAAGGCAATTCAGCTTGTCCAACAG GCTAGGGAGAGACATGCCCCAGATACAGAGAATCCAGCGGAAACGATagctaattttttgttgaatgagGCCAGAACACAGCGTACAAAGGATAACACATCTATTATTTTCTTGGACTTTGACACCATAAATAGAGATCCTCCTTGTAAACTTGATCCCTAG
- the LOC131321638 gene encoding small ribosomal subunit protein uS9 — protein MAAAAPPAIESVQCFGRKKTAVAVTYCKRGRGLIKINGCPIELIEPEILRYKAYEPILLLGRSRFSGVDMRIRVKGGGHTSQIYAIRQSIAKALVAFYQKYVDEQSKKEIKDILVRYDRTLLVADPRRCEPKKFGGRGARARFQKSYR, from the coding sequence ATGGCGGCGGCGGCACCACCAGCAATCGAATCCGTCCAATGCTTCGGCCGCAAGAAAACAGCAGTGGCCGTGACCTACTGCAAGCGCGGGCGTGGCCTGATCAAGATCAACGGCTGCCCGATCGAGCTGATCGAGCCGGAGATCCTCCGGTACAAGGCCTACGAGCCGATACTACTCCTCGGCCGCAGCCGCTTCTCCGGCGTCGACATGCGCATCCGCGTCAAGGGCGGCGGCCACACTTCTCAGATCTACGCCATACGACAGTCCATCGCCAAGGCCCTCGTCGCCTTCTACCAGAAGTACGTCGACGAGCAGTCCAAGAAGGAGATCAAGGATATCCTGGTGAGGTATGATAGGACTCTGCTTGTGGCCGATCCCAGGCGGTGCGAGCCGAAGAAGTTTGGTGGGCGCGGTGCTAGGGCTAGGTTCCAGAAGTCGTAccgttag